The following proteins come from a genomic window of Rutidosis leptorrhynchoides isolate AG116_Rl617_1_P2 chromosome 10, CSIRO_AGI_Rlap_v1, whole genome shotgun sequence:
- the LOC139872079 gene encoding meiosis-specific protein ASY1-like yields MVVAQKVKESEITEQDSLLLTRNLLRIAIFNISYIRGLFPEKYFSDKGVPALEMKIKKLMPMDAESRRLIDWMEKGVYDALQKKYLKTLMFCVCETSEGSMIEEYAFSFSYSNTESQEVSMNVNRIGNKKHGETFKCNSTAEITPTQMKSSACKMVRTLIQLMRTLDKMPEERTILMKLLYYDDVTPADYEPPFFRGCTKEETHNAWTKNPLKMDVGNVNSKHFVLSLKVKSMLDPCEDDDVSLGADSMQRDEDSGSDSEASMSDDEYIVIPADKEEEKHDETMVDEDDTQDLAEDEQKLNLVRDWINAYHLDSVDVTDALSNFPDISAVLIEEIMNKLVNEGILLKAGNDNYNIRRLKETEYEFDAVKEETDHRVTNTKKSPPAASEVHMYMKALYHVLPMNYITISKLQSILGGEANQNTVRKLMDKMTKEGFIETANNRRLGKRVVHSELTMKKLAEVRKALDMDPMLEDTNETHTKSNNSVNQSGTNHRDTSTLGALHSIGSDLTRTKGRSDLHQHGSTNSEAAINPQPIASIESYAAGIENGRNGNVNQDEKMDDVICSGRSSFEKHSRKASTVKEPILQCLKRQKAQ; encoded by the exons ACAAGGAATCTGCTACGCATAGCAATATTCAATATCAGTTATATCAGAGGCTTGTTCCCGGAGAAATACTTCAGTGATAAGGGGGTTCCAGCCTTAG AGATGAAGATCAAAAAGCTTATGCCTATGGATGCAGAGTCTAGAAGACTAATTGACTGGATGGAGAAAG GTGTATATGATGCTTTGCAGAAGAAATATCTCAAAACATTAATGTTCTGCGTGTGTGAGACTAGCGAGGGATCAATGATTGAAGAATATGCCT TTTCTTTCAGTTACTCAAATACTGAGAGCCAGGAGGTTTCAATGAATGTCAATCGAATTGGAAACAAGAAGCACGGGGAAACATTCAAGTGTAACTCCACTGCAGAGATAACCCCAACTCAAATGAA GAGTTCTGCTTGTAAAATGGTTCGCACTCTGATTCAACTGATGAGAACTCTAGATAAGATGCCAGAAGAG CGAACTATTTTGATGAAACTTCTCTATTATGACGATGTCACG CCTGCTGATTACGAGCCCCCATTCTTTAGAGGTTGCACAAAGGAAGAAACACATAATGCGTGGACAAAGAATCCTTTAAAAATGGATGTTGGCAATGTCAACAGCAAGCATTTTGTATTATCTCTGAAG GTTAAAAGCATGCTTGATCCCTGTGAGGACGATGATGTCAGTTTGGGAGCTGATTCAATGCAGAGAGACGAAGATAGTGGATCTGATAGTGAG GCCAGCATGTCTGATGATGAGTACATAGTCATACCAGCTG ATAAGGAAGAAGAGAAACATGATGAAACCATGGTTGATGAAG ATGATACTCAGGATTTGGCTGAAGATGAACAGAAACTAAACCTTGTGAGGGATTGGATCAATGCCTATCATCTAGACAGTGTTGATGTCACTGACGCCCTCTCAAATTTCCCTGACATCTCAGCG GTTTTGATTGAAG AAATTATGAACAAGCTTGTAAATGAAGGCATACTACTAAAAGCTGGAAATGACAACTACAATATCAGGAGGCTGAAG GAGACAGAGTATGAATTTGATGCTGTGAAAGAGGAAACTGATCACCGTGTTACCAACACCAAGAAAAGTCCACCTGCTGCGAGTGAAGTTCATATGTACATGAAA GCACTCTATCACGTTCTTCCAATGAACTACATTACTATTTCCAAGCTTCAAAGCATACTGGGTGGAGAGGCTAATCAAAATACTGTGCGCAAACTAATGGATAAAATGACAAAAGAAGGATTTATTGAAACCGCAAACAACCGTAGGCTAG GAAAGCGTGTAGTCCATTCTGAGCTCACCATGAAGAAACTTGCTGAAGTTCGAAAAGCTTTGGATATGGATCCTATG ctggaggacacaaatgaaacacATACCAAATCCAATAATTCAGTTAACCAATCAG GGACTAATCACAGGGACACATCAACGTTAGGTGCACTTCATTCCATTGGATCAGATCTCACACGTACAAAGGGTAGGTCTGATTTGCACCAACATGGTTCCACCAACAGCGAAGCCGCAATCAACCCTCAG CCAATAGCTTCAATAGAGAGCTATGCAGCAGGGATCGAGAATGGTAGAAATGGTAATGTCAATCAGGATGAAAAAATGGATGATGTCATCTGTAGTGGCCGGTCCTCCTTTGAAAAACATTCCCGCAAAGCAAGCACG GTGAAGGAGCCTATTCTCCAGTGCCTGAAGCGACAGAAAGCTCAATGA
- the LOC139873176 gene encoding uncharacterized protein — MTLKHSISLATKKSSAIARSKSAIFSARTQGFRSNAALELLTKAREERTQNLVLYNYPSFSGAFSALFAHVFHSHLNLPCLVLPFSSIEPFRVEDLCIDGLERCYFLDFLGPKGFAAELSRRTSCQVIGFDHRKTTLSDIHLYEDCNTNFSYQVNLDKSSSSAVYEYFSAKLSEMSSNNEHSTCLFNTEDRERVKMVLKYIEDGDLRRWTLPDIKEFNIGLSKWRSKLNCITNPHLFDQLMKINVMDLVSHGNSYIASQQNSATKYLENVLKFRLGRGLYGECLGVKIDGNSNLSDIIGKELSKKSKAAGLRPIGTVVYMQGKNLKMCLRSTDSSTDTSAIAKAYGGGGSPCSSSFIIRMDEYNQWISGAFCNNT, encoded by the exons ATGACACTCAAGCACTCAATCTCGCTCGCTACCAAGAAATCGAGCGCAATCGCTCGATCCAAATCAGCAATATTTTCAGCACGCACACAAGGTTTTCGATCAAATGCCGCACTGGAGTTACTAACCAAAGCACGCGAAGAACGTACCCAAAACTTAGTCCTCTACAACTACCCTTCATTTTCTGGAGCTTTTTCAGCTTTGTTTGCTCACGTTTTTCACAGTCACCTCAATCTCCCATGCCTCGTTTTACCATTTTCATCAATAGAACCTTTCAG GGTTGAAGATTTGTGTATTGATGGACTTGAAAGATGTTATTTTCTTGATTTTCTTGGTCCTAAAGGGTTTGCTGCTGAGCTTTCAAGAAGGACGTCTTGCCA GGTGATAGGATTTGATCACCGAAAAACGACACTGTCTGATATCCATTTGTATGAGGATTGTAACACAAATTTTTCATATCAAGTGAATTTAGATAAGAGCAGTTCATCTGCTGTATATGAATATTTTAGTGCCAAGCTATCGGAAATGAGTTCTAATAAT GAGCATAGCACATGTCTCTTCAACACTGAAGATCGAGAAAGAGTGAAAATGGTCCTTAAATATATCGAGGATGGAGACCTTCGGCGGTGGACCCTTCCAGATATCAAAGAATTCAATATCGGTCTTTCTAAATGGCGTTCGAAGTTGAATTGCATCACAAATCCACACTTGTTTGATCAG TTAATGAAGATTAATGTAATGGATTTAGTTTCACATGGAAATAGTTACATAGCTAGCCAGCAGAATTCAGCAACTAAATATCTTGAAAATGTGTTAAAGTTTCGGCTGGGCAGAGGATTATACGGTGAATGCTTG GGGGTTAAGATTGATGGGAATTCCAATTTAAGTGATATAATCGGCAAGGAATTAAGCAAGAAAAGTAAAGCAGCTGGTTTAAG GCCTATCGGAACAGTTGTTTATATGCAAGGAAAAAATCTCAAAATGTGCCTAAGGAGTACAGATAGCTCTACTGATACATCTGCAATTGCAAAG GCATATGGCGGAGGAGGTTCCCCTTGTTCGAGTTCGTTTATAATTCGAATGGATGAGTACAATCAGTGGATATCTGGTGCTTTTTGTAATAATACGTAA